From one Halothece sp. PCC 7418 genomic stretch:
- the lipA gene encoding lipoyl synthase, producing the protein MTVKPDWLRVKAPQFERVGKVKETLRELKLNTVCEEASCPNIGECFQKGTATFLIMGPACTRACPYCDIDFEKKPQALDPLEPLHLAEAVEKMGLNHVVITSVNRDDLPDEGASQFVRCIEAVRKVSPQTTIELLIPDLCGNWDALATILDAEPDVLNHNIETIPRLYRRVRPQGDYARSLQLLQKTRELAPWIYTKSGLMVGWEETEAEVKAVMDDLRNVDCDIVTIGQYLQPTQKHLGVKQFVTPETFARWQQYGESIGFLQVVSSPLTRSSYHAEQVQALMKSHPRSKPAFKS; encoded by the coding sequence GTGACGGTAAAGCCTGATTGGTTAAGAGTAAAAGCCCCTCAATTTGAGCGCGTCGGCAAAGTTAAAGAGACGCTACGTGAATTAAAGTTGAATACAGTTTGTGAGGAAGCCTCTTGTCCTAATATCGGCGAATGCTTTCAGAAGGGAACTGCAACCTTTTTAATTATGGGACCGGCTTGTACTCGCGCTTGCCCTTATTGTGACATTGACTTTGAGAAAAAACCCCAAGCCCTTGATCCCTTAGAACCTTTGCACCTTGCAGAAGCAGTGGAGAAAATGGGGTTGAATCATGTGGTAATTACTTCAGTGAATCGCGATGATTTACCAGATGAAGGAGCATCACAGTTTGTTCGTTGTATAGAAGCGGTTCGTAAGGTTTCTCCTCAAACCACGATCGAACTGTTAATTCCTGATCTATGTGGCAATTGGGATGCACTAGCGACCATTTTAGATGCAGAACCAGATGTGTTAAACCATAACATCGAAACGATTCCTCGCTTATATCGCAGAGTGCGTCCCCAAGGAGATTATGCGCGATCGCTGCAACTCCTGCAAAAAACCCGTGAACTTGCTCCTTGGATTTACACCAAGTCTGGCTTAATGGTCGGTTGGGAAGAAACCGAGGCGGAAGTGAAAGCCGTGATGGATGATCTGCGTAATGTGGACTGTGATATTGTCACCATTGGACAATACCTACAGCCCACGCAAAAACATTTAGGAGTAAAACAGTTTGTCACTCCAGAAACATTTGCCAGATGGCAACAGTATGGCGAAAGCATTGGTTTTTTGCAAGTGGTTTCCTCGCCACTCACCCGCAGTTCTTATCATGCGGAACAAGTTCAAGCACTGATGAAATCCCATCCGCGTTCTAAACCCGCTTTCAAGTCATGA
- a CDS encoding glycosyltransferase family 2 protein, translating into MQPNLTIIVSPRERFSYAQKSLESIYAHTTVPFHLVYVDGGSPPWLRDDLKQKSQALGFDLIRTEHFLAPNQARNLGLAYAPPTEYILFIDNDVEVSPNWLKEMVACAEETTATVVCPLTCIGRPLGETIHLAGGEARIVLQVKGEKVQQRVHEKHYFVNRSVKDVKDQLKRQKCEFAEFHCMLVRRSIFETLGCLDEKLLSTREHIDFCLRVAQAKGTIYCEPSAVVTYVPEVLYRLDDLAYFMLRWSDDWELRSLKHFRKKWDLPKKDKYFQKRFRRLGYRRHNAFLKPWVKRLLFGHAPPMMMKPLIALERQLNRWVSWRYNSLYPVHSSSTVTTTQLSQSSQNSTHLYEISKD; encoded by the coding sequence ATGCAACCCAACCTGACCATCATTGTTTCCCCTCGTGAGCGCTTTAGTTATGCTCAAAAATCTCTAGAAAGCATCTATGCTCACACTACAGTTCCCTTCCATCTCGTCTATGTGGATGGGGGATCGCCTCCTTGGCTCCGAGATGATTTAAAACAAAAATCCCAAGCATTGGGCTTTGACTTGATCCGAACTGAACATTTTCTTGCTCCTAACCAAGCCCGCAATTTAGGGTTAGCCTATGCCCCGCCAACCGAATATATCCTCTTTATTGATAACGATGTGGAAGTATCGCCAAACTGGCTTAAGGAGATGGTTGCTTGTGCTGAGGAAACCACAGCAACGGTCGTTTGTCCCTTAACCTGTATTGGTCGCCCCCTTGGCGAAACCATTCACCTTGCTGGCGGAGAAGCTCGCATCGTGTTGCAAGTTAAAGGCGAAAAAGTCCAGCAACGAGTTCACGAAAAACATTACTTTGTCAATCGCTCCGTGAAAGATGTGAAAGATCAGTTAAAACGCCAAAAGTGTGAGTTTGCTGAATTTCATTGTATGCTGGTGCGTCGCTCGATTTTTGAAACCCTTGGTTGCTTGGACGAAAAACTGCTGAGTACCCGAGAACATATCGACTTTTGTCTGAGAGTTGCTCAAGCCAAAGGCACAATTTACTGTGAACCCAGTGCCGTGGTGACTTATGTGCCAGAGGTGCTATATCGCTTAGATGATTTAGCCTATTTTATGTTGCGCTGGAGTGATGACTGGGAACTCCGCAGTTTGAAGCACTTCCGCAAAAAATGGGATCTGCCCAAGAAAGATAAGTATTTTCAAAAACGCTTTCGTCGCCTAGGATATCGTCGGCATAATGCTTTCCTTAAGCCTTGGGTGAAGCGATTATTATTCGGTCATGCCCCACCCATGATGATGAAACCTTTAATTGCTTTAGAACGACAACTCAATCGCTGGGTAAGTTGGCGTTACAATTCCCTCTATCCCGTTCATTCCTCCTCCACTGTTACGACAACGCAGTTATCTCAGTCCAGTCAAAATTCAACTCACCTCTATGAAATCTCAAAGGATTAA
- a CDS encoding ABC transporter substrate-binding protein produces MPYNRRRFLQIMTASGLVVASSCDRQTPPSQGQQLSSLGIGGSPILIAIPLAYLIEESRLLQKVPNLEFIPIRNHEQMKALLTSGQGQMAANPTLLSAGLYQKEFPLRLLNVMIWGNIYVLSPDSSIATWEDLRGKSVLIPFQGSMPEMIFRFLATQAGLNPDEDLTIVSTQDFQSTAQLLLVGQGEAGVFAEPRASAVVAKGKEQNIELFYTLDFRETWGEVTGQTARFPQAGVSILKSLTDQHPDVVELIHAELRNSLDWIQENPTAAAELGSKYMDLPPAVIEQSLAKNRFEYLSAAEAQSELEVFYQSLMQVNPKLLGGKLPNTDFYVEG; encoded by the coding sequence ATGCCATACAATCGTCGCCGTTTCTTACAAATCATGACCGCTAGCGGATTAGTTGTTGCCAGTAGCTGCGATCGTCAAACCCCCCCTTCACAGGGTCAACAACTGTCCTCTCTCGGGATTGGCGGTTCTCCTATTTTAATTGCCATTCCCCTCGCTTATCTGATTGAAGAAAGCCGTCTTTTGCAAAAAGTCCCCAATCTAGAGTTTATTCCCATTCGCAACCATGAACAAATGAAAGCCCTGTTAACCTCTGGACAAGGACAAATGGCAGCTAATCCTACTTTACTGTCTGCGGGGCTGTATCAAAAAGAGTTTCCTCTACGGTTGCTTAATGTCATGATTTGGGGCAATATTTATGTTCTCTCTCCAGATAGCAGCATTGCCACTTGGGAAGATTTGCGCGGAAAGTCGGTTTTGATTCCATTTCAGGGCAGTATGCCAGAAATGATCTTCCGTTTTCTTGCTACTCAGGCGGGACTCAATCCTGATGAAGATTTAACCATTGTTTCCACTCAAGATTTTCAATCCACGGCTCAACTGTTACTGGTGGGACAAGGAGAGGCGGGAGTATTTGCTGAACCTCGCGCTAGCGCTGTTGTGGCGAAAGGAAAAGAACAAAATATCGAGCTTTTTTACACTTTAGATTTTCGAGAAACTTGGGGAGAAGTCACGGGTCAAACCGCCCGTTTCCCGCAAGCAGGGGTTTCCATCTTAAAGAGTTTAACAGACCAGCATCCCGATGTAGTGGAATTAATCCATGCTGAGTTGCGAAACTCTCTGGACTGGATACAAGAAAACCCCACCGCAGCAGCGGAGTTAGGGTCGAAATATATGGATTTACCGCCAGCAGTGATTGAGCAATCTTTGGCTAAAAATCGGTTTGAATATCTCAGTGCAGCGGAAGCACAGTCAGAGTTGGAAGTGTTTTATCAGTCACTGATGCAGGTCAATCCTAAACTTTTGGGAGGGAAACTGCCCAACACTGATTTTTATGTTGAAGGGTAA
- a CDS encoding Uma2 family endonuclease yields MTMQSISNQSQLFTLEEFLAYDDGSDQRYELVDGELIEMPTESPENCKLAKFLMLELAKFISIALINLKDLEVTVTGKRATVRLPDLAVLTEEAYQALMGNSRNIITEDMPPPALVVEVVSPGQENRDRDYRYKHTEYAARGITEYWIIDRETQQVTVCLWVNGKYEDTVYTGDTPLKSTVIPEFNLSASQILRFAEN; encoded by the coding sequence ATGACCATGCAAAGTATCTCTAATCAATCTCAACTCTTCACTTTAGAGGAGTTTCTGGCTTATGACGACGGTAGTGATCAACGGTATGAACTGGTCGATGGAGAATTAATAGAAATGCCGACAGAGTCCCCTGAAAACTGTAAACTTGCCAAATTCTTAATGTTGGAACTGGCAAAATTTATCTCTATTGCATTGATTAATCTCAAGGATTTAGAAGTCACTGTTACTGGCAAACGTGCGACCGTGCGCTTACCTGATCTGGCAGTTTTAACTGAAGAAGCATATCAAGCCTTAATGGGCAATTCAAGAAACATAATTACTGAAGATATGCCCCCGCCTGCTTTAGTGGTAGAAGTGGTTTCCCCAGGACAGGAAAATCGCGATCGCGATTATCGTTATAAACATACCGAATACGCAGCGCGAGGAATTACCGAATACTGGATCATCGATCGCGAAACCCAACAAGTAACTGTCTGTCTTTGGGTTAACGGCAAATATGAGGATACAGTTTACACAGGGGACACTCCTCTGAAATCAACGGTGATTCCAGAGTTTAACCTCAGTGCGAGTCAGATTTTACGCTTTGCCGAAAATTAA
- a CDS encoding ABC transporter ATP-binding protein: MTVQLLDRITHQYGSRLVLDEISLSVKPSQILCLMGPSGCGKTTLLNLLAGLVSPTAGKVAQSLSSVAYVFQEPCLFPWYTTVENIAIGLKAQGVNQTRRRQRARTLAEKVGLADATHLYPQQLSGGMKQRVNLARAFAINPSLLLLDEPFSSLDLGTRGQAQQLVMNWVTEHETTAILVTHDLAEAVLMADHLIVFSARPARMVYCWENEKPPQQRDAAYIYRILAQLQAVPEVAASFSLETPLSLF; this comes from the coding sequence ATGACTGTACAATTACTCGATCGAATTACTCACCAATACGGCTCGCGACTGGTTTTAGACGAAATCAGCCTCAGCGTTAAACCTAGCCAAATTCTCTGTCTGATGGGGCCCTCTGGCTGTGGCAAAACCACTCTTCTCAACCTCCTTGCTGGTTTGGTCTCTCCCACTGCGGGAAAGGTCGCGCAAAGCCTATCATCCGTTGCTTATGTCTTTCAAGAGCCTTGCTTGTTTCCTTGGTACACCACAGTGGAAAATATTGCCATTGGTCTGAAAGCCCAAGGAGTCAATCAGACACGACGACGGCAAAGAGCGCGTACCCTCGCTGAAAAAGTGGGTTTAGCCGATGCTACTCACCTGTATCCCCAGCAACTCAGTGGCGGGATGAAACAACGGGTCAATCTTGCCAGAGCATTTGCCATTAATCCCAGTTTACTCTTATTGGATGAGCCATTTAGTTCTCTTGATTTGGGAACACGAGGACAAGCCCAACAATTAGTCATGAATTGGGTCACCGAACACGAAACCACCGCTATTTTAGTCACTCACGATCTCGCCGAAGCAGTTCTCATGGCCGATCATTTAATCGTTTTTTCAGCGCGACCCGCTCGGATGGTTTATTGCTGGGAAAATGAAAAACCGCCTCAACAACGGGATGCTGCTTATATCTATCGGATTTTAGCTCAGTTGCAAGCCGTGCCAGAAGTTGCAGCCAGCTTTAGCCTTGAAACGCCTCTCTCTCTTTTTTAA
- a CDS encoding MgtC/SapB family protein, giving the protein MIDPVIAILSPIPWSEAAGRLILAVIFGGIIGWDRERDRKSAGLRTNMLVSLGAALVILGGLQSGIGSRDESLIGRSIQGILTGVGFVGAGAILQRDKVHGLTTATAIWISSALGIVSGLGLWQLGLMGLGLTMIILRVMKLVEK; this is encoded by the coding sequence ATGATAGATCCTGTAATTGCAATACTTTCTCCTATTCCTTGGTCTGAAGCAGCAGGTCGCTTAATCCTTGCGGTTATTTTCGGAGGAATTATCGGCTGGGATCGCGAACGTGATCGCAAATCGGCGGGTCTGCGGACAAATATGCTCGTCAGTTTAGGGGCAGCTTTAGTGATTTTAGGTGGGTTACAGAGTGGTATTGGTTCACGAGATGAAAGTTTGATCGGGCGAAGTATTCAGGGAATTTTAACGGGTGTGGGATTTGTCGGTGCAGGAGCGATTTTACAGCGAGATAAAGTCCATGGACTAACCACTGCAACTGCCATTTGGATTTCTTCCGCGTTAGGCATTGTCAGTGGTTTAGGGCTTTGGCAATTAGGATTAATGGGTCTGGGGTTGACCATGATTATCCTGCGGGTGATGAAATTAGTAGAAAAGTGA
- a CDS encoding ABC transporter permease, translating into MGLISFIILLLLWQWAAQGYTSVILPSAIEVGVALQTLLWEGRVISAVGATVFHALTGFGLAVIAGGLSGSLAGTQRRIKQALNPIATALLGTPPIAWLVLAMVWFGLGDTNSIFTVAVTVSPILFTASAETISTLDPRLLAVAQVYQMQGKVLFQSLYIPHLLSRLLPVMVTGLGLSWRVAIMSEVLATPTGIGAELNTARANLDTAQVMAWIVITIILVLTSDTLLRQLQKRLLPWTDKS; encoded by the coding sequence ATGGGGCTAATCTCTTTCATTATCCTTCTTCTGCTTTGGCAATGGGCAGCCCAAGGTTACACCAGTGTCATTTTACCTAGCGCGATCGAAGTGGGAGTCGCCCTACAAACCCTCCTCTGGGAAGGGCGAGTGATTTCTGCTGTGGGAGCAACGGTTTTTCATGCTCTTACGGGCTTCGGACTGGCGGTTATAGCAGGAGGACTATCGGGCAGCCTTGCGGGGACACAGCGCCGAATTAAACAAGCTCTCAATCCCATAGCCACTGCCCTTTTAGGGACACCGCCCATTGCTTGGCTGGTCTTAGCAATGGTGTGGTTTGGCTTAGGAGATACCAACTCCATTTTTACTGTTGCCGTTACCGTCTCACCTATCTTATTTACAGCAAGCGCGGAAACCATCAGCACTCTCGACCCTCGCTTGTTAGCTGTAGCACAAGTTTACCAAATGCAAGGGAAAGTTCTGTTTCAATCTCTCTATATTCCTCATCTTCTCTCCCGACTCCTTCCCGTCATGGTCACAGGATTAGGACTTTCTTGGCGGGTTGCCATCATGTCAGAAGTTTTAGCAACCCCAACAGGCATTGGTGCGGAATTAAATACGGCTCGGGCCAACCTTGATACGGCACAGGTTATGGCTTGGATTGTTATCACCATTATCTTAGTTTTAACCTCAGATACCTTGCTGAGGCAATTGCAAAAGCGTCTTCTCCCTTGGACGGATAAAAGTTAG
- a CDS encoding iron uptake porin, with translation MQDLRKQGLAVFGMMTILFNGGNVAQGQSLRGDSSQVNNVFELRDVSPDDWAFEALRNLIERYGCLAGSPDGRFDGNRALTRYEFAAALAQCLRQIEDLISNNPTDVTEADLATLQRLTRDFEAELTALSTRVDNLEARTTFLEDNQFSTTTKLRGTVLFSVNSAFGSNQAVPVFIDANDASDIDEGLVFNNRVRLNFDSSFTGRDLLKVRLDATDVTRFNAPSTTGTNMTRLAFDRDTDGNVVLGKLFYKAAVGERFSYAIDASRGRFNAHIDNFNGFFANAVKGSISNFGRMNPIYIQGAAGAGVTFNYELSDALTLSAGYLGRNPSDVNQGLFNGSYAALGQLAFYPSENLSLGLTYVRAYYPGGEPFVSGGTGSRVANAPFSGNIATSANHFGLQANSRISSNFIIAGWAGLTQAQAEEDGIGFAGTPVSAGDDATVFNWALTFAFPNVGSRGSRAGIIIGQPPKVTANDGGPTGDESAFHLEGSYRYQVNANLSIEPGVLVIFNPENNGENDTITVGLVRTIFTF, from the coding sequence ATGCAAGATTTACGCAAGCAAGGGCTTGCAGTTTTTGGAATGATGACGATTTTGTTCAATGGGGGGAACGTTGCCCAAGGACAATCTTTGAGAGGTGATTCTTCGCAAGTAAACAATGTTTTTGAACTGCGAGATGTGTCTCCTGATGACTGGGCATTTGAAGCACTACGGAATTTAATTGAACGCTACGGTTGTCTTGCGGGTTCTCCTGATGGGCGTTTTGATGGTAACCGCGCTCTCACCCGTTACGAATTTGCAGCAGCCTTAGCGCAATGTTTGCGACAGATTGAAGATTTGATCAGCAATAACCCAACAGATGTAACCGAAGCAGACTTAGCAACCCTACAACGCCTCACGAGAGACTTTGAAGCTGAACTGACCGCCCTCAGCACGCGAGTGGATAACTTGGAAGCACGCACCACCTTTTTAGAAGACAATCAGTTTTCCACCACAACCAAACTCAGAGGAACGGTACTGTTTTCTGTCAATAGTGCTTTTGGTAGCAACCAAGCTGTCCCTGTTTTTATTGATGCGAATGACGCTTCTGACATTGATGAAGGTTTAGTCTTCAATAACCGCGTTCGTCTCAATTTTGATAGCAGTTTTACTGGGCGCGATCTTCTCAAAGTGCGTCTTGATGCTACAGATGTCACCCGTTTTAATGCACCAAGCACGACAGGAACAAATATGACTCGCCTTGCCTTCGATCGCGATACTGATGGCAATGTTGTCCTTGGCAAATTATTTTATAAAGCAGCCGTAGGAGAGCGATTTTCTTACGCGATCGATGCCAGCAGAGGACGCTTTAACGCTCACATTGACAACTTTAACGGTTTTTTCGCCAATGCAGTCAAAGGCTCAATTTCCAACTTTGGGCGCATGAATCCTATTTATATTCAGGGGGCTGCGGGGGCTGGCGTAACCTTCAACTATGAACTCAGCGACGCACTCACCCTTTCTGCGGGATATCTTGGTCGTAACCCTTCTGATGTGAATCAAGGCTTATTTAACGGTTCTTATGCAGCCTTAGGACAACTTGCGTTTTATCCCAGCGAGAACCTCAGTTTAGGGTTAACTTATGTCCGCGCCTATTATCCAGGGGGAGAACCCTTTGTTTCTGGGGGAACAGGAAGCCGTGTCGCCAACGCTCCTTTTAGCGGGAATATTGCCACCTCAGCCAATCATTTTGGCTTGCAAGCAAACTCTCGGATTAGCTCTAATTTTATCATTGCGGGGTGGGCGGGATTAACCCAAGCGCAAGCGGAAGAAGATGGGATTGGTTTTGCTGGAACGCCTGTCAGTGCTGGGGATGATGCAACGGTTTTCAACTGGGCGTTAACCTTTGCCTTCCCGAATGTGGGTAGTCGAGGCAGTCGCGCAGGGATTATTATTGGTCAACCGCCCAAAGTAACCGCAAACGATGGCGGGCCCACTGGCGATGAAAGTGCGTTTCACTTAGAAGGGTCTTATCGGTATCAAGTGAATGCTAATTTGAGTATCGAGCCTGGGGTTTTAGTGATTTTTAATCCTGAAAATAACGGTGAGAATGACACAATTACTGTGGGATTAGTCCGTACCATTTTTACTTTTTAA
- a CDS encoding histidine phosphatase family protein: MRDFLPNFPLSPLPKTGTRILLLRHGRSTLNDQQRYQGSSDDSTLTDQGHLASQQMGQFLENCPLDAVYVSPLQRAQETLVDLLPYLKTQPQQIQTSELLQEIKFPTWEGRSYQEVRTQDSDRYQCWQMRPDQFQIQTEENCVFYPVLELYERIQQFWQTILPLHSGETLLIVGHGSSNQALINTAFGISPRYHHYFQQTHSGLTVFDILTPGCSQMQLLNFTLDSGLPKLKVGKQGLRLVLLPFHPHCPPQPMLLAKFNSVSIQEMIGENCDLLQQLAQAHLEAKITILQESHLSLRALSPLNHKELNTVCAIALPSKLSRLLSQLFPFPHSVELFPNTFSVVHYPSSQNFPILQGMNLNVLKG, translated from the coding sequence ATGAGAGATTTTTTGCCGAATTTCCCCCTTTCTCCTCTTCCAAAAACGGGAACCCGCATTCTCCTCCTGCGTCACGGTCGCAGCACGCTCAACGATCAGCAACGCTACCAAGGGAGTTCGGATGATTCTACGCTCACCGATCAAGGTCATCTTGCCTCTCAACAGATGGGTCAATTTCTCGAAAATTGCCCCCTTGATGCAGTTTATGTCAGTCCTCTCCAACGCGCTCAAGAAACCCTTGTTGATTTACTGCCTTATCTGAAGACGCAACCGCAACAGATTCAGACTTCAGAGTTATTACAAGAAATCAAGTTTCCCACGTGGGAAGGGCGGTCTTATCAGGAAGTTCGGACTCAAGATAGTGACCGTTACCAGTGTTGGCAAATGCGACCCGATCAATTTCAAATCCAGACCGAGGAAAATTGTGTATTTTATCCAGTTTTAGAGTTATATGAACGGATTCAGCAATTTTGGCAAACCATTTTACCTTTGCATTCAGGAGAAACCCTACTTATTGTCGGTCACGGGAGTAGCAATCAGGCTTTAATCAATACGGCTTTCGGGATTTCCCCTCGCTATCACCACTACTTCCAACAAACCCATAGTGGATTAACAGTATTCGACATTCTAACGCCCGGTTGCAGTCAGATGCAGCTTCTCAACTTCACCCTCGATTCGGGTTTGCCAAAGCTCAAAGTCGGTAAGCAAGGATTGCGGTTGGTGCTGTTGCCGTTTCATCCGCATTGCCCTCCTCAGCCCATGTTGTTGGCAAAATTCAACTCAGTCTCAATTCAGGAAATGATCGGGGAAAATTGCGACCTCCTCCAACAGTTAGCACAAGCGCATCTAGAAGCAAAGATCACGATACTCCAAGAATCACACTTGTCCCTAAGAGCATTGTCCCCCTTAAATCATAAAGAATTAAATACAGTTTGCGCGATCGCGCTGCCGTCTAAATTGAGTCGTTTGTTGTCACAACTCTTCCCCTTTCCTCATTCGGTAGAGTTATTTCCGAACACATTCAGTGTCGTCCATTACCCAAGTTCCCAAAACTTCCCCATCTTGCAAGGCATGAATCTCAATGTCCTTAAGGGATGA
- a CDS encoding ABC transporter ATP-binding protein, translating into MAKKKPQSIGDALPSLGRIVKQFWPQLTQQKSLMGTAFLALIAETAMRLLEPWPLKLMFDRVILPGFQVESFGVGPIENLDPFWVLTGLSIALVLISALRGVFAYWSAVNMAVAATHVMTEIRNQLYHHLQHLSLSFHNQAKSGDLITRVTYDVERLREVTVVAFLPLITNLLTLVGMLAVMFLLNAELALIAIAVLPVFLLTTRQMGNKIQTVARRQRKREGAMAASAAEAISAIQVVQALSLQGLLEKSFAQDNRKSLKESAEAQKLRAGQERLVEVLVAIAIAIVLWRGVQLTLSGVVSPGDLLVFVTYLKVAFKPMRQLAKYTGQIAKATASGERIIELMNQVPEVQDSRGATEAPPLQGAVRFENLTFAYQRDREQSSLQNLNFDVEPGQHIAIVGPSGSGKSTLVSLLLRLYDPLEGNICIDGHDIREYTIASLRRQISIVLQDTILFGSSIRDNIAYGNAEATESEMIAAAELANAHDFITQLPQGYDTIVSERGTTLSGGQRQRIAIARAAIRKAPILILDEPTTGLDNESEALVTEALQRLAQGRTTFWISHNLRNTRDADCILYLEKGRLLEQGTHQALMLLQGRYAQLYHLQADDISLVG; encoded by the coding sequence ATGGCAAAAAAGAAACCGCAATCGATTGGAGACGCTTTACCGAGCCTAGGGCGGATTGTGAAGCAGTTTTGGCCGCAGTTGACTCAACAAAAATCGTTGATGGGGACAGCTTTCTTGGCTCTGATCGCAGAAACGGCAATGCGATTATTAGAACCTTGGCCCCTGAAATTGATGTTTGATCGCGTGATTTTACCAGGGTTTCAGGTGGAATCGTTTGGGGTGGGTCCCATAGAGAATTTAGATCCTTTCTGGGTTTTAACTGGGTTGTCGATCGCGCTGGTTCTCATTTCTGCTCTACGCGGGGTATTTGCTTATTGGAGTGCGGTCAATATGGCAGTAGCTGCAACCCATGTCATGACTGAAATCCGAAATCAACTCTATCACCATCTCCAGCACTTGTCTCTTTCTTTTCATAACCAAGCCAAAAGTGGCGATTTAATTACGCGGGTGACGTATGATGTGGAACGACTGCGGGAAGTCACTGTTGTTGCGTTTTTACCCTTAATTACCAATTTGCTGACGCTGGTTGGGATGCTGGCGGTCATGTTTCTTTTAAATGCGGAACTGGCTCTGATCGCGATCGCGGTTCTTCCTGTTTTTTTACTGACCACCCGTCAAATGGGGAATAAAATTCAAACCGTGGCGCGTCGTCAACGCAAGCGGGAAGGGGCGATGGCAGCCTCGGCAGCAGAAGCCATTAGCGCCATTCAAGTGGTGCAAGCGTTATCTTTACAAGGGCTACTCGAAAAATCCTTTGCTCAGGATAACCGAAAAAGCCTCAAAGAAAGTGCAGAAGCTCAGAAATTACGGGCTGGGCAAGAACGGTTAGTGGAAGTATTAGTTGCCATTGCCATTGCAATTGTGCTCTGGCGGGGGGTGCAACTGACCCTATCAGGCGTGGTTTCCCCAGGAGATTTATTGGTGTTCGTGACTTATCTCAAAGTGGCTTTTAAGCCCATGCGCCAGTTGGCAAAATACACAGGACAAATTGCCAAAGCAACCGCGTCTGGGGAGCGGATTATTGAGTTAATGAACCAAGTGCCAGAGGTTCAAGATAGCCGAGGCGCAACAGAAGCCCCGCCCTTACAAGGGGCAGTGCGGTTTGAGAACCTTACCTTTGCCTATCAGCGCGATCGGGAACAGTCTAGCTTACAGAACCTTAATTTTGACGTTGAACCAGGACAACACATTGCCATTGTGGGTCCTTCTGGGAGTGGTAAATCAACGCTTGTCAGTTTATTGCTTCGTCTCTATGACCCTCTAGAAGGAAACATCTGTATTGATGGTCACGATATTCGCGAATATACCATTGCCTCTCTGCGTCGCCAAATTAGTATTGTTTTACAAGATACGATTCTGTTTGGCAGCAGTATCCGTGACAACATTGCTTATGGTAACGCTGAAGCTACCGAGTCGGAGATGATTGCGGCGGCTGAACTGGCAAATGCTCACGACTTTATTACCCAACTCCCCCAGGGGTATGACACAATCGTCAGCGAACGGGGAACGACCCTCTCTGGTGGGCAACGACAGCGGATCGCGATCGCGCGGGCAGCCATTCGCAAAGCCCCGATTTTGATTTTAGATGAACCCACCACTGGCTTAGATAATGAAAGTGAAGCCCTGGTCACAGAAGCCTTGCAACGACTGGCTCAAGGGCGAACCACTTTTTGGATTTCCCATAACCTCCGTAACACTCGCGATGCTGACTGCATTCTCTACCTAGAGAAAGGACGGCTTTTAGAACAAGGAACTCACCAAGCGTTAATGCTCCTTCAGGGTCGCTATGCCCAACTGTATCACTTGCAAGCCGATGATATTTCTCTGGTGGGATGA